A genomic stretch from Armatimonadota bacterium includes:
- a CDS encoding ABC transporter substrate-binding protein, which produces MRVGLLLPLRSGVAASARVAAEGAQLAVDEVNREGGVRGRRVRLAVEDDQRVPEEAVRLVAALVGQEAVGIVGPLTDPTTIAAAGAATRFRIVLISPGAIEVLPYGGHYVFRTAISARAQGAAVAAFVADRLRVPRVAVVHDSSEYGTAVAMAFEED; this is translated from the coding sequence GTGCGGGTCGGCCTTCTCCTCCCCCTGCGCAGCGGGGTGGCCGCCTCGGCCCGTGTCGCCGCCGAGGGGGCGCAGCTGGCCGTCGACGAGGTCAACCGCGAGGGCGGTGTGCGCGGGCGGCGGGTACGCCTCGCCGTGGAGGACGACCAGAGAGTGCCGGAAGAGGCGGTCCGTCTGGTGGCGGCGCTGGTCGGGCAGGAAGCGGTCGGCATCGTCGGTCCTCTCACCGACCCGACCACCATCGCCGCCGCGGGCGCCGCCACCCGCTTCCGCATCGTCCTGATCTCCCCGGGCGCCATCGAGGTCCTGCCCTATGGGGGGCACTACGTCTTCCGGACGGCGATCTCGGCCCGGGCCCAGGGGGCCGCGGTGGCCGCCTTCGTCGCCGATCGGCTGCGCGTGCCGCGGGTCGCGGTCGTGCACGACAGCAGCGAGTACGGGACTGCGGTGGCCATGGCCTTCGAGGAGGACTGA